Proteins co-encoded in one Novosphingobium sp. PP1Y genomic window:
- a CDS encoding LysR family transcriptional regulator: MLTHEDLLFFQILATSTSLAEAARRLHVTPPAVTQRLRALEARVGVKLVERNPRGLRLTDEGELIATEGVNIAHALEDLSERLSKRTEQVRGNLRVAAPYGFGRQYVAAVIQSFAAIHPGVTVKLDLSENPVKQMSEGCDLIVHIGALPESDRLITTLAPNRRILCAAPAYIAANGPLRHPRDLSAHRCLALRENNEDVTLWRFSRNSSDSVTVRIKPVMSSNDGEIVRQWALAGMGVMVRSEWDVVGDLDAGNLQEILPDWAPPSADVVALLHARHGRSRRTNAFLQCLRESLSPVPWRVLK, translated from the coding sequence ATGCTGACGCACGAGGATCTCCTCTTCTTCCAAATCCTCGCAACCTCGACCTCCCTGGCCGAGGCAGCGCGCCGTCTCCACGTAACGCCTCCGGCAGTGACCCAGCGCCTGCGCGCACTGGAAGCTCGGGTGGGTGTCAAACTGGTTGAGCGGAACCCCCGCGGACTTCGCCTCACCGACGAAGGCGAACTGATCGCGACCGAAGGTGTGAACATCGCTCACGCTCTGGAAGATCTGTCAGAGCGATTGTCCAAACGAACCGAGCAGGTACGGGGCAACCTTCGGGTGGCCGCTCCCTACGGGTTTGGAAGACAATACGTTGCCGCAGTCATCCAGTCATTCGCCGCGATCCATCCTGGCGTAACAGTGAAGCTGGACCTGTCCGAGAACCCCGTGAAGCAAATGTCGGAAGGCTGCGACCTTATCGTGCATATAGGCGCCTTGCCCGAGAGCGACAGGCTGATAACCACCCTTGCTCCAAATCGGCGTATCCTGTGCGCTGCGCCAGCATATATAGCCGCAAATGGGCCACTGCGTCATCCAAGAGACCTTTCAGCGCATAGATGTCTCGCACTTCGTGAGAACAATGAAGACGTGACACTCTGGCGCTTTTCCAGAAATAGTTCTGACAGCGTCACGGTTCGGATCAAGCCCGTGATGTCGAGCAATGACGGCGAGATCGTTCGGCAGTGGGCTCTTGCAGGAATGGGCGTAATGGTCCGCAGCGAGTGGGACGTAGTTGGCGACCTTGACGCAGGAAACTTGCAGGAAATACTCCCGGACTGGGCGCCGCCCAGCGCAGATGTTGTTGCCCTCCTGCATGCACGGCACGGGAGGAGTCGGCGAACCAACGCTTTCCTGCAATGTTTGCGTGAAAGTCTCTCCCCGGTACCGTGGAGAGTATTGAAGTGA
- a CDS encoding FAD-binding oxidoreductase, translating to MSPYVERISSDERLPETADVVIVGGGIVGVSAAYFLARQGHSVALIEKGHIACEQSSRNWGWCRQQNRDHRELPLSSVSMRLWDEFSKELDHDVGFQRCGLFYATDNEAQLAEWAKWQPYGLENGVETQMLSAAEIARHIPEGSRKWIGGVSSPNDGKAEPALAAPAIALGARAHGATIHQGCAARSLEITNGRVVGVNTEHGLIKADAVLCAAGAWASRFLRPHGINFPQAGVRQTAIRTKPMNDVGGCLYAPDFAMTRRLDGSYTLAISGKATIDLTPQGIRYSREFLPQFKRRLKNVRLAIGPSFVTGPESLFSLLRNDETLFERTRVLDPNPQQWLVRRILANVARAFPQFAGVELAGAWGALVDCSPDAVPVISKTDKVEGLVLAAGCSGHGFGMGPGIGLLASQLLVNDTPCVDAAPFRLSRLVDGSPLEIGGL from the coding sequence ATGTCACCATACGTCGAACGCATATCCAGCGACGAGCGCCTGCCCGAAACCGCCGATGTGGTCATCGTGGGCGGCGGTATCGTCGGTGTATCGGCGGCATATTTTCTCGCTCGGCAGGGCCATTCGGTCGCGTTGATCGAAAAGGGCCATATTGCGTGCGAACAGTCGAGCCGTAACTGGGGTTGGTGCCGTCAGCAAAATCGCGATCACCGCGAATTGCCCCTCTCCTCGGTTTCGATGCGCCTGTGGGACGAATTCTCGAAAGAACTCGACCACGACGTCGGATTTCAGCGCTGCGGCCTTTTCTACGCGACCGATAACGAAGCCCAACTGGCCGAATGGGCGAAATGGCAGCCCTACGGGCTTGAGAACGGCGTCGAGACGCAAATGCTCAGCGCCGCGGAAATCGCTCGGCATATTCCCGAAGGCTCGCGCAAGTGGATCGGTGGCGTTTCCTCACCCAACGACGGCAAGGCAGAACCGGCGCTTGCTGCCCCCGCGATCGCGCTCGGTGCGCGCGCCCACGGCGCGACAATTCACCAAGGATGTGCCGCCCGCTCACTCGAGATTACGAACGGCCGAGTTGTCGGCGTGAATACGGAACATGGCCTGATCAAGGCCGATGCGGTCCTGTGTGCAGCCGGCGCCTGGGCCTCGCGGTTCCTTCGCCCGCACGGTATCAACTTCCCGCAAGCCGGCGTGCGACAGACGGCCATACGCACGAAACCCATGAACGACGTTGGAGGGTGTCTTTATGCCCCCGACTTCGCGATGACGCGACGGCTTGATGGTAGCTACACTCTGGCGATCAGCGGTAAGGCAACGATCGACCTGACGCCGCAAGGCATCCGTTATTCCCGCGAGTTCCTGCCTCAGTTCAAGCGTCGCCTCAAGAACGTCAGGCTGGCGATCGGGCCCTCCTTCGTGACCGGCCCGGAATCCCTTTTCTCGCTGCTCAGGAACGATGAAACGCTTTTCGAAAGAACCCGCGTTCTCGATCCCAATCCCCAGCAATGGCTCGTACGCAGGATCCTGGCCAACGTCGCCCGTGCGTTTCCCCAGTTTGCAGGTGTCGAATTGGCCGGAGCATGGGGCGCGCTTGTCGACTGTTCTCCCGATGCGGTGCCTGTCATTTCGAAAACGGATAAAGTTGAAGGGCTTGTCTTGGCCGCGGGCTGTTCGGGCCATGGTTTTGGCATGGGGCCGGGGATTGGCCTGCTCGCCTCGCAATTGCTGGTGAACGACACCCCATGCGTGGACGCCGCGCCATTTCGCCTGTCGCGTCTCGTGGACGGTTCCCCACTCGAAATCGGCGGACTTTAA
- a CDS encoding PhoX family phosphatase has protein sequence MTDLLPPSPYSDGDVDTNDSRTPSLESLANERFSRRQTIFGGAKASSLALFGTAMLAACNSDDSNGEGPVVSAGDNAATSAGRIVTLTGNATGIKGLKSSGWSQSSGPSVEIMGSGDEVTFIAPAVEAATDFVFTYQATNLFGVSKTASTTVRVSPAVLGFAAVAKNLNDIVTVPEGYSVTVMTRLGDPLAAGVSAYANDGSDDNFAQRIGDHGDALHFFGLNAAGSRDDTSSTRGLMVQNHENLNVQYLHPNGPTTNGDGSRPAAEAKKEIEAHGVSVSEYKDAGDRTWSYVQDSSFNRRITPNTPMSLHGPAAGSAMLVTKYSSDGTAGRGTINNCANGISGWATNLTCEENWAFYFRRDASDATARTPRELTALSRYGVTSTSGNFSWSKATPSDDMFAKWNATILGASAAQDYRNEPNQYGWVVEIDPYDPASTPRKRTALGRFGHEGAFVQIATGQPVGVYMGDDSRREYLYKYVSNASWDAADGNASDRLAVGDKYLDNGTLYVARFDADGTGEWLPLVFGQVPNRPATGSAPEYVFADQADILINARLAADALGATPMDRPEWTAGNPMTGEIYLTLTNNNASNRPLNGTDAANPRHYGDPKLSGSVSYGNPNGHIIRLREDGDTTAATTFAWDIYLFGADSTDADPTNVNISGLTNDNDFSSPDGLYFSRKTNPAGQVNPLLWIETDDGAMTDRTNCMLLAAMPGTVGDGGAKTITNKASDGSTAQQATVVGAAASAANLRRFLTGPVECEITGIDMTPDGRTLFVGIQHPGEDGTPAAPTSHWPDSQAGSAAATVRPRSAVIAITKDDGGVIAL, from the coding sequence ATGACCGACCTGCTTCCTCCCTCCCCCTATTCGGATGGCGATGTCGATACCAACGACAGCCGCACCCCGTCGCTGGAAAGTCTGGCAAACGAGCGCTTTTCGCGTCGCCAGACCATTTTCGGCGGCGCCAAGGCGTCGAGCCTGGCCCTGTTCGGCACCGCCATGCTTGCAGCGTGCAACTCGGATGACAGCAACGGCGAGGGCCCGGTGGTCAGCGCCGGCGACAATGCCGCGACAAGCGCCGGACGCATTGTGACACTGACCGGCAACGCCACCGGTATCAAAGGTCTGAAGTCCTCAGGCTGGTCCCAGAGCAGCGGCCCGAGCGTCGAGATCATGGGAAGCGGGGACGAAGTGACGTTCATCGCCCCCGCCGTGGAAGCCGCGACCGATTTCGTCTTCACTTATCAGGCGACCAATCTCTTCGGCGTCAGCAAGACGGCATCGACCACGGTCCGCGTGTCTCCGGCCGTGCTCGGCTTTGCCGCCGTTGCCAAGAACCTCAACGACATCGTGACAGTGCCGGAAGGTTACTCGGTTACAGTGATGACGCGCCTTGGCGATCCTCTGGCCGCCGGCGTTTCGGCTTATGCCAACGACGGATCGGACGACAACTTCGCCCAGCGCATCGGCGATCACGGCGACGCACTGCACTTCTTCGGCCTCAATGCAGCCGGATCGCGCGACGATACCAGCTCGACGCGTGGCCTCATGGTCCAGAACCACGAAAACCTGAACGTGCAATACCTGCACCCCAACGGTCCGACGACCAATGGCGACGGATCGCGTCCGGCTGCGGAAGCGAAGAAGGAAATCGAAGCACACGGCGTCAGCGTTTCCGAGTACAAGGACGCGGGCGACCGGACCTGGAGCTATGTACAGGACAGCAGCTTCAACCGCCGCATCACGCCCAACACGCCGATGAGCCTGCATGGGCCCGCCGCAGGTTCGGCGATGCTGGTCACCAAGTACTCGTCCGACGGCACGGCCGGTCGCGGCACGATCAACAACTGCGCCAACGGCATCAGCGGTTGGGCGACCAACCTCACCTGCGAAGAGAACTGGGCCTTCTACTTCCGCCGCGACGCCAGTGACGCCACCGCACGCACGCCCCGCGAGCTGACGGCCCTTTCCCGCTATGGCGTGACCAGCACCAGCGGCAACTTCTCGTGGTCTAAGGCAACGCCGAGTGACGACATGTTCGCCAAGTGGAACGCGACGATCCTGGGCGCGAGCGCTGCACAGGACTATCGCAATGAGCCGAACCAGTATGGCTGGGTCGTCGAAATCGATCCCTACGATCCGGCATCGACGCCGCGCAAGCGGACGGCGCTGGGCCGCTTCGGCCATGAAGGCGCCTTCGTGCAGATCGCCACAGGTCAGCCTGTCGGCGTCTACATGGGCGACGATTCCCGCCGTGAGTACCTCTACAAGTACGTATCGAACGCCAGCTGGGATGCGGCCGACGGCAATGCCAGCGACCGTCTCGCCGTAGGCGACAAGTATCTCGATAACGGCACGCTCTATGTTGCGCGCTTCGATGCCGACGGCACCGGTGAATGGCTGCCGCTGGTCTTCGGCCAGGTACCCAACCGTCCCGCCACGGGTTCGGCTCCCGAGTACGTCTTCGCCGATCAGGCCGACATCCTGATCAACGCCCGCCTTGCCGCGGACGCACTGGGCGCCACGCCGATGGACCGTCCGGAATGGACCGCCGGCAATCCGATGACCGGCGAGATCTATCTCACCCTCACCAACAACAACGCCTCGAACCGTCCGCTCAACGGCACCGATGCGGCCAACCCGCGCCACTACGGCGATCCGAAACTTTCGGGCTCGGTCAGCTACGGCAACCCCAACGGCCACATCATTCGCCTGCGCGAGGACGGCGACACCACGGCGGCCACGACCTTCGCCTGGGACATCTATCTCTTCGGCGCGGATTCGACCGACGCCGATCCGACCAACGTCAACATCTCGGGCCTGACCAACGACAACGACTTCTCGAGCCCGGACGGCCTCTACTTCTCGCGCAAGACCAATCCGGCAGGCCAGGTCAATCCGCTCCTGTGGATCGAGACCGACGACGGCGCAATGACCGACCGCACCAACTGCATGCTGCTGGCCGCGATGCCGGGCACGGTCGGGGACGGCGGCGCGAAGACGATCACCAACAAGGCCTCGGACGGCTCGACCGCGCAGCAGGCCACTGTCGTTGGCGCGGCGGCAAGCGCCGCGAACCTGCGCCGCTTCCTGACCGGCCCGGTCGAATGCGAGATCACCGGCATCGACATGACCCCGGACGGCCGCACGCTCTTCGTCGGCATCCAGCACCCGGGCGAAGACGGCACTCCGGCTGCTCCGACCAGCCACTGGCCCGACAGCCAGGCCGGTTCGGCAGCGGCCACGGTGCGCCCGCGTTCGGCCGTGATCGCCATCACCAAGGACGACGGCGGCGTGATCGCGCTCTGA
- a CDS encoding DSD1 family PLP-dependent enzyme has translation MSEAQVFEAGRDLPDQMTLDDLETPCLILDAERMERNVARLRARLAKFGVILRPHLKTAKSIEVAREVMSSPQGPATVSTLREAEFFASAGVTDIIYAVGIAPGKLEKVIELRRKGCDLAVVLDTVEQAQAVASASVDAGMAIPALIEIDCDGHRSGVLPDDAKLLIDIADALTKGGELRGVLTHAGASYDARGAEALGVCAENERLAVVCAAAILRDAGHACPVVSLGSTPTAHYAENLDGVTEVRAGVFVFFDLVMAGIGVCRIDDIALSVLGTVIGHQHEKGWILVDAGWMAMSRDRGTSKQEVDQGYGIVCDSTGRPYEDLILADANQEHGIVTVRPGSNAALPDLKIGDRVRIHPNHACATGAQHGSYRVVRGSDNVVVNEWKRFGGW, from the coding sequence ATGAGCGAAGCACAAGTTTTCGAAGCCGGTCGGGATTTACCGGACCAAATGACACTCGACGATCTGGAAACTCCCTGCTTGATCCTCGATGCCGAACGCATGGAGCGAAACGTGGCGCGCCTGCGCGCACGGCTTGCGAAGTTCGGCGTAATACTGCGCCCACACCTCAAGACGGCCAAGTCGATCGAAGTTGCGCGGGAGGTGATGTCCTCGCCGCAAGGCCCGGCCACGGTATCCACTTTGCGCGAGGCGGAATTTTTCGCCTCGGCAGGGGTAACCGACATTATTTACGCGGTTGGCATCGCACCGGGGAAACTTGAAAAAGTCATCGAATTGCGCCGCAAGGGATGCGACCTCGCAGTGGTGCTGGACACGGTCGAGCAAGCTCAGGCGGTCGCTTCTGCATCGGTCGATGCCGGAATGGCCATCCCAGCCCTGATCGAGATAGATTGCGATGGGCATCGTTCGGGTGTGCTGCCGGACGACGCAAAACTCCTTATCGACATTGCTGACGCCTTGACGAAGGGCGGGGAGCTTCGCGGCGTCCTCACCCATGCAGGCGCAAGCTACGATGCGCGCGGGGCCGAGGCACTCGGGGTCTGCGCCGAGAACGAACGCCTGGCCGTCGTCTGCGCTGCTGCAATCTTGCGGGATGCCGGCCATGCATGCCCGGTGGTCAGTCTCGGCTCTACGCCCACAGCCCATTATGCCGAGAATCTTGATGGCGTGACGGAAGTGCGTGCCGGGGTTTTCGTCTTTTTCGATCTGGTCATGGCGGGCATCGGCGTTTGCCGGATCGATGACATCGCACTTTCCGTGCTGGGGACGGTGATCGGTCACCAGCATGAAAAGGGCTGGATACTTGTCGATGCGGGCTGGATGGCGATGTCTCGCGATCGCGGGACATCCAAGCAGGAGGTCGATCAAGGTTACGGGATCGTGTGCGACAGCACCGGTCGGCCCTACGAAGATCTGATCCTGGCCGATGCGAACCAGGAACACGGGATAGTCACGGTGCGCCCCGGCTCGAACGCTGCTTTGCCCGATCTGAAGATTGGCGACCGGGTCCGTATCCACCCCAATCATGCATGCGCGACAGGAGCGCAGCATGGATCGTATCGCGTTGTGCGCGGGAGCGACAACGTCGTCGTGAATGAATGGAAGCGCTTCGGAGGCTGGTAA
- a CDS encoding RidA family protein — MDKKQQVIETDKAPAPAGAYSQAVRSGATLYISGQLPIRADKAPLADTSFAAQARQAIANMLAILEAADGSPADLSRVTAYIVGVANWPEFNRIYGELLGDARPARTVVPVPELHYGFLVEIDAVATLDDDA, encoded by the coding sequence ATGGACAAGAAACAGCAGGTCATTGAAACGGACAAGGCACCCGCCCCCGCCGGCGCTTATTCTCAGGCCGTTCGGTCAGGGGCGACGCTTTACATTTCGGGCCAATTGCCGATCCGCGCGGACAAGGCACCTCTAGCTGATACGAGCTTCGCCGCGCAGGCTCGTCAGGCAATCGCGAACATGCTTGCCATACTTGAAGCGGCAGACGGTTCGCCAGCGGACCTTTCGCGGGTTACCGCCTACATTGTCGGCGTGGCGAACTGGCCGGAATTCAACCGCATTTACGGCGAATTGCTTGGCGATGCGCGCCCCGCCCGGACCGTCGTGCCGGTTCCGGAGCTGCATTACGGGTTTCTCGTCGAGATCGACGCGGTCGCCACACTCGATGATGATGCCTGA
- a CDS encoding DUF1624 domain-containing protein translates to MASSASLSPHLVEASAAGQQAVKVKSRLANIDALRGFVMVLMLLDHLRETWFVNYAVSDPINAATVIPAIGFARFAVSFCAPIFVALTGLGVYLFSMNHTVEETSSYLLKRGLLLVAIELFYLSPLYWGIVPQPTFWLQVIWAIGLSMIALSVLMRLPRQALIAFGLIIVCFHNLLDPVRLTPENPWFPLWAILYQRDVIALPFGFAAKTTYPLLPWLGVISLGYAIGNWFRPDFGTERRQRNLLILGFGMIAGFIVLRMLNVYGDKPWFVVEGDFVRTAISFISMTKYPPSLLFLLPTLGGGALLLVLFEKINDSRLVEALAVFGAAPMFFYLLHLTVLRVLYHSALAIWGPNNGSYYMFDNYHWVLLWYALMIVPLYIPTVWYARLKRRRRDITWLKYF, encoded by the coding sequence ATGGCGAGTAGCGCATCACTGTCACCACATTTGGTCGAAGCCTCGGCAGCAGGCCAGCAAGCTGTCAAAGTCAAATCGCGTCTGGCCAATATCGATGCCCTGCGCGGCTTTGTCATGGTTCTGATGCTTTTGGACCACCTGCGCGAAACGTGGTTCGTCAACTACGCCGTGAGCGATCCGATCAATGCGGCAACCGTGATTCCAGCGATTGGATTTGCGCGTTTTGCAGTCAGTTTTTGCGCACCCATCTTCGTCGCGCTTACGGGGCTTGGCGTCTATCTCTTCAGCATGAACCATACGGTCGAGGAAACCTCGTCGTACCTGCTCAAGCGCGGCCTTCTTCTCGTCGCCATCGAATTGTTCTATCTCTCCCCGCTGTACTGGGGGATCGTACCGCAGCCCACGTTCTGGCTTCAGGTCATCTGGGCGATCGGACTGAGCATGATCGCCCTGTCAGTACTGATGCGTCTGCCGCGCCAGGCACTGATCGCGTTCGGCTTGATCATCGTATGCTTCCATAATCTCCTCGATCCGGTCCGGCTGACGCCCGAAAATCCCTGGTTCCCGCTTTGGGCGATCCTGTACCAGCGCGACGTGATCGCGCTGCCATTCGGCTTCGCCGCCAAGACGACCTATCCCCTCTTGCCGTGGCTGGGCGTCATCTCGCTGGGCTATGCCATCGGCAACTGGTTCCGCCCCGATTTCGGGACGGAGAGGCGGCAGCGTAATCTGCTCATCCTCGGCTTCGGAATGATCGCCGGTTTCATCGTGCTGCGCATGCTGAACGTCTACGGCGACAAGCCCTGGTTCGTTGTCGAAGGCGATTTCGTGCGCACCGCGATCAGCTTCATCTCGATGACGAAGTATCCGCCGTCCCTGCTCTTTCTCCTGCCGACGCTTGGCGGAGGGGCGCTCCTGCTGGTCCTGTTCGAGAAGATCAACGATTCCAGGCTGGTGGAGGCGCTAGCGGTATTCGGTGCGGCGCCGATGTTCTTCTACCTGCTGCACCTGACAGTACTGCGCGTGCTGTATCACAGCGCTCTGGCGATCTGGGGCCCGAACAACGGCAGCTACTATATGTTCGATAACTACCACTGGGTCCTGCTGTGGTACGCCTTGATGATCGTACCGCTATATATCCCGACCGTGTGGTATGCCCGACTCAAGCGCCGTCGCCGCGACATTACCTGGCTGAAATATTTCTGA